The Fusobacterium simiae genome window below encodes:
- a CDS encoding MATE family efflux transporter: protein MFKKKIFKTIFKYAIPNVISMWIFTLYTMIDGVFISRFVGSTALAGVNLALPLINFIFSISIMIGVGSSTLIAIKFGENKYDEGNKIFTLATFLNLFLGIFISAMILLNIDRVINILGVNKGQEVYSYVKEYLTIIVLFSMFYMSGYAFEIYIKIDGKPSYPAICVLVGGLTNLILDYLFVVVFHYGVTGAAIATGISQVASCTLLFLYIVLKAKHIKFKKLTQISMEKISKIFKTGFSEFLTEISSGILILIYNLVILNKIGVLGVSIFGTVSYITSFITMTMIGFSQGIQPVISYYLGRKNHKNLKEILKISIVFLGLLGIFCSIFISSFSEYIGRIFFREENMIFYVKRVLRVYSLSYLIVGINIFVSAYFTAIKKVIYSALITFPRGILFNSILLLILPNIFGNSVIWIVSFLSELLTIFICMYLLKKIKREGILN from the coding sequence ATGTTTAAGAAAAAAATTTTTAAAACTATATTCAAATATGCAATACCAAATGTTATTTCAATGTGGATATTCACACTTTACACTATGATAGATGGGGTATTTATAAGTAGATTTGTAGGCTCAACTGCTCTTGCAGGAGTGAATTTAGCTCTACCACTTATAAATTTTATTTTTTCAATTTCTATAATGATAGGAGTTGGTAGCTCCACCTTAATAGCAATAAAATTTGGTGAAAATAAATATGATGAAGGAAATAAAATTTTCACTCTTGCCACTTTTTTAAATTTATTTTTAGGTATATTTATTTCAGCTATGATACTTTTAAATATAGATAGAGTTATAAATATTTTAGGTGTTAATAAAGGGCAAGAAGTATATAGTTATGTAAAGGAATATCTCACGATAATAGTACTTTTTAGTATGTTCTATATGTCTGGCTATGCCTTTGAAATATATATAAAGATAGATGGAAAGCCAAGTTATCCGGCAATATGTGTCCTAGTTGGAGGTCTTACAAATTTAATATTGGACTATCTGTTTGTTGTTGTGTTTCATTATGGAGTAACAGGTGCTGCAATAGCAACAGGAATATCCCAAGTGGCAAGTTGTACCTTGCTTTTTCTCTATATTGTTTTAAAAGCCAAACATATAAAATTTAAGAAATTAACTCAAATTAGCATGGAAAAAATATCTAAAATTTTTAAAACAGGTTTTTCAGAATTTTTAACAGAAATATCATCAGGAATCTTAATACTTATCTATAATCTTGTGATATTAAATAAAATAGGAGTGTTAGGAGTTTCAATCTTTGGAACAGTTAGCTATATAACCTCATTTATCACTATGACTATGATAGGTTTTAGCCAAGGTATACAACCTGTAATAAGCTATTACTTAGGTAGAAAAAATCATAAAAATTTAAAAGAAATTTTAAAAATATCTATTGTATTTTTAGGACTTTTAGGAATTTTTTGTTCTATATTTATAAGTTCATTTTCAGAATATATTGGAAGAATTTTTTTCAGAGAAGAAAATATGATATTCTATGTTAAAAGAGTTTTGAGAGTATATAGTTTGTCTTATTTAATAGTTGGAATAAATATTTTTGTTTCAGCATATTTTACTGCGATAAAAAAAGTTATTTACTCAGCATTGATAACTTTTCCAAGAGGAATATTATTTAATAGTATTCTACTCCTTATTTTACCAAATATCTTTGGAAATTCTGTGATATGGATAGTTAGTTTTTTAAGTGAGTTATTAACTATTTTTATATGTATGTATTTATTAAAAAAAATAAAAAGAGAAGGAATTTTAAATTGA
- the radB gene encoding RadB family lipoprotein, which yields MKKGIFAMFILLSSMAMVACTSTSTSNEGAEENDAFKVLEKRREYYKVQDKERAKMEAEEKKAEEQVMNQAETTTEEVTTAVDEENTKAQEEAMKEAAKAKAEAEKEALKVLEKMRKGN from the coding sequence ATGAAAAAAGGAATTTTTGCAATGTTTATTTTATTATCATCTATGGCAATGGTGGCTTGTACTAGTACAAGTACATCAAATGAAGGAGCAGAAGAAAATGATGCTTTTAAAGTATTAGAGAAAAGAAGAGAATATTATAAAGTTCAAGATAAAGAAAGAGCTAAAATGGAAGCTGAAGAAAAAAAAGCGGAAGAACAAGTTATGAATCAAGCAGAAACAACTACTGAGGAAGTAACAACAGCAGTTGATGAAGAAAATACAAAAGCTCAAGAAGAAGCTATGAAAGAGGCAGCAAAAGCAAAAGCTGAAGCAGAAAAAGAAGCCTTAAAAGTATTAGAAAAGATGAGAAAAGGAAATTAA
- the mgtE gene encoding magnesium transporter has product MEEIVELLEQNRLAELKEILIKENPIDVADVFEEFPKEKDLIIFKLLPKDFSSEVFSYLSPEKQQEVIENITDEEIKFIMEDMYLDDTVDFIEEMPANIVDKILRNTSHDKRKLINQMLKYPENSAGSVMTVEYISFKDNYTVKQAIDYYRKIAIDKEETDICFVTDSKKKLVGIISLKTLILSNDDSYIKDEMDINFVSVLTKDDQEEIAALFRKYDLTTMPVVDHEDRLVGVITVDDIVDVIDQENTEDIQKMAAMNPSDEEYLKESVISLAKHRILWLLVLMISATFTGLVIKRYEDILQSAVYLAVFIPMLMDTGGNAGSQSATLVIRGIALEEIEFSDIFKVIWKEFRVSILVGFILSGVNFLRIYYFTKSGLKTSLVVAISMFLTVIMAKVVGGVLPLVAKSLKIDPAIMASPLITTIVDTAALIIYFQLSVIFLHI; this is encoded by the coding sequence TTGGAAGAAATAGTTGAATTATTAGAACAAAATAGATTAGCCGAACTAAAAGAAATCTTGATTAAGGAAAATCCAATAGATGTTGCAGATGTTTTTGAGGAATTTCCAAAAGAGAAGGACTTAATAATATTTAAGTTATTACCAAAAGATTTTTCATCAGAAGTTTTTTCTTATTTATCTCCTGAAAAGCAACAAGAAGTTATTGAGAATATAACAGATGAAGAGATAAAATTCATTATGGAAGATATGTATCTTGATGATACAGTGGATTTTATAGAAGAAATGCCAGCAAATATTGTAGATAAAATATTAAGGAATACATCTCATGATAAAAGAAAATTAATAAATCAAATGTTAAAATATCCAGAAAATTCAGCTGGAAGTGTTATGACTGTTGAGTACATATCTTTTAAAGATAACTATACAGTGAAACAAGCAATAGATTACTATAGAAAAATAGCAATAGATAAAGAAGAAACAGATATTTGTTTTGTAACAGATAGTAAAAAAAAGTTAGTAGGGATAATATCATTAAAAACTTTGATTTTATCTAATGATGATTCATATATAAAAGATGAAATGGATATTAATTTTGTAAGTGTGCTAACAAAAGATGACCAAGAAGAAATTGCAGCACTGTTTAGAAAATATGACCTAACAACTATGCCAGTTGTAGATCATGAAGATAGATTAGTTGGAGTTATAACAGTAGATGATATCGTCGATGTAATTGACCAAGAAAATACAGAGGATATTCAAAAGATGGCTGCTATGAACCCATCTGATGAAGAATATTTAAAAGAATCTGTGATATCACTTGCAAAGCACAGGATATTGTGGCTATTAGTTTTAATGATTTCAGCTACATTTACAGGTTTAGTTATAAAAAGATATGAAGATATATTACAATCAGCAGTATATTTAGCTGTGTTTATACCTATGCTTATGGATACAGGGGGCAATGCAGGATCTCAATCAGCAACTCTTGTTATTCGTGGAATAGCTTTAGAAGAGATAGAATTTTCAGATATATTTAAAGTTATTTGGAAGGAATTTAGAGTAAGTATTTTAGTTGGCTTCATATTATCAGGAGTAAATTTCTTAAGAATATATTATTTTACAAAATCAGGTTTAAAAACATCTTTAGTTGTAGCAATAAGTATGTTTTTAACTGTAATAATGGCAAAAGTTGTAGGAGGGGTTTTACCACTTGTAGCTAAATCTTTAAAGATTGACCCTGCTATTATGGCAAGTCCACTTATCACGACAATAGTTGATACAGCAGCACTTATTATATATTTTCAATTGTCAGTAATATTTTTACATATATAA
- the tgt gene encoding tRNA guanosine(34) transglycosylase Tgt — protein sequence MKLPVTYKIEDKDGKARAGVISTPHGEIETPVFMPVGTQATVKTMSKEELVDIGSEIILGNTYHLYLRPNDELIARLGGLHKFMNWDRPILTDSGGFQVFSLGSLRKIKEEGVYFSSHIDGSKHFISPEKSIQIQNNLGSDIAMLFDECPPGLSTREYIIPSIERTTRWAKRCVEAHQKKDSQGLFAIVQGGIYEDLRQKSLDELSKMDEYFSGYAIGGLAVGEPREDMYRILDYIVERCPEEKPRYLMGVGEPVDMLNAIESGIDMMDCVQPTRLARHGTVFTKDGRLVIKSERYKEDTKPLDEECNCYVCKNYSRAYIRHLIKVQEVLGLRLTSYHNLYFLIKLMKDAREAIKEKRFKEFKENFIKRYEGK from the coding sequence ATGAAATTACCAGTTACATATAAAATAGAAGATAAAGATGGAAAAGCAAGGGCAGGAGTGATATCAACTCCTCATGGAGAAATAGAAACTCCTGTTTTTATGCCAGTAGGAACACAAGCTACTGTTAAAACTATGTCAAAAGAAGAATTAGTTGATATAGGTAGTGAAATAATTTTAGGAAATACCTATCATCTTTATCTAAGACCTAATGATGAATTGATAGCTAGATTAGGGGGATTACATAAATTTATGAATTGGGATAGACCAATTCTCACTGATAGTGGAGGTTTTCAAGTTTTTAGCTTAGGCTCACTCAGAAAAATAAAAGAAGAAGGAGTATATTTTAGCTCACATATTGATGGTTCTAAACATTTTATATCTCCTGAAAAATCTATACAGATACAAAATAATTTAGGTTCTGATATAGCTATGCTTTTTGATGAATGTCCACCAGGGCTTTCAACAAGAGAATATATAATTCCGTCAATAGAAAGAACAACAAGGTGGGCAAAAAGATGTGTTGAAGCACATCAAAAGAAAGATAGTCAAGGATTATTTGCAATAGTTCAAGGTGGAATTTATGAAGATTTAAGACAAAAAAGTTTAGATGAGCTCAGTAAAATGGACGAGTATTTTTCTGGATATGCAATAGGAGGACTTGCTGTTGGAGAACCAAGAGAAGATATGTATAGAATACTTGACTATATTGTAGAGAGATGTCCAGAAGAAAAACCTAGATATTTGATGGGAGTTGGAGAGCCTGTTGATATGTTAAATGCAATTGAAAGTGGTATAGATATGATGGATTGTGTCCAGCCAACCAGACTTGCAAGGCATGGAACAGTTTTTACAAAAGATGGTAGGCTTGTTATAAAAAGTGAAAGATATAAAGAAGATACAAAGCCACTTGATGAAGAATGTAATTGTTATGTCTGTAAAAATTATAGTAGAGCTTATATAAGGCATTTGATAAAAGTTCAAGAGGTTTTAGGACTTCGTTTAACTTCTTATCATAATTTGTATTTTTTAATTAAACTTATGAAAGATGCAAGGGAGGCAATAAAAGAAAAAAGATTTAAAGAATTTAAAGAAAATTTTATAAAAAGATATGAAGGGAAATAA
- a CDS encoding RelA/SpoT family protein: MNNYWEQLLDKARANHLNLDFDKIKLALDFAEESHQGQYRKSGDDYIVHPVEVAKILMDMKMDTDTIVAGLLHDVVEDTLIPIADIKYNFGDTVATLVDGVTKLKALPNGTKNQAENIRKMILAMAENIRVILIKLADRLHNMRTLKFMKPEKQQYISKETLDIYAPLAHRLGMAKVKSELEDIAFSYLHHDEFLEIKRLVDNTKEERKDYIENFIRTMIRTLSELNIKAEVKGRFKHFYSIYRKMYQKGKEFDDIYDLMGVRVIVEDKATCYHVLGIVHSQYTPVPGRFKDYIAVPKSNNYQSIHTTIVGPLGKFIEIQIRTKDMDEIAEEGIAAHWNYKENKKSSKDDNIYGWLRHIIEFQNESDSTEDFIEGVTGDIDRGTVFTFSPKGDIIELPVGATALDFAFMVHTQVGCKCVGAKVNGRMVTIDHKLKSGDKVEIITSKNSKGPSIDWLDIVVTHGAKGKIRKFLKDENKEIVTKIGKDSLEKEASKLGMTLKEIENDPTLKKHMEKNNIPTLDEFYFYIGEKRSRLDVLINKIKANLEKERAASTITIEEVLKKKEEKKKEGKNDFGIVIDGINNTLIRFAKCCTPLPGDEIGGFVTKLTGITVHRKDCPNFRAMIEKDPSREILVKWDENLIETKLNKYNFTFTVVLNDRPNILMEIVNLIANHKINITSLNSYEVKKDGDRIMKVKISIEIKGKTEYDYLINNILKLKDVISVER, from the coding sequence ATGAATAACTATTGGGAACAATTATTAGATAAAGCAAGAGCAAATCATCTAAATTTAGATTTTGATAAAATTAAATTAGCATTAGATTTTGCAGAAGAAAGCCATCAAGGTCAATACAGAAAGTCGGGGGATGATTATATTGTTCACCCTGTTGAAGTTGCAAAAATTTTAATGGACATGAAAATGGACACTGATACAATTGTAGCAGGCTTATTACATGATGTTGTAGAAGATACATTGATTCCAATAGCAGATATAAAATATAATTTTGGAGATACCGTTGCCACTCTTGTTGATGGAGTAACAAAATTAAAGGCTTTACCAAATGGTACTAAAAATCAAGCAGAAAATATAAGAAAAATGATTTTAGCAATGGCAGAAAATATAAGGGTTATCCTTATAAAATTAGCTGATAGACTTCATAATATGAGAACTTTAAAGTTTATGAAACCTGAGAAACAACAGTATATTTCTAAGGAAACTTTGGATATTTATGCACCTCTTGCACATAGATTAGGTATGGCAAAAGTTAAATCAGAGCTTGAAGATATAGCATTTAGTTATTTACATCATGATGAATTTTTAGAAATAAAAAGATTGGTCGATAATACTAAGGAAGAAAGAAAAGACTATATAGAAAATTTTATTAGAACTATGATAAGAACTCTTTCTGAATTAAATATAAAAGCAGAGGTAAAAGGAAGATTCAAACATTTTTATAGTATATATAGAAAAATGTATCAAAAAGGTAAAGAGTTTGATGATATTTATGATTTAATGGGTGTTAGAGTAATAGTAGAAGATAAAGCTACTTGTTATCATGTTTTAGGTATAGTGCATAGTCAATATACACCAGTACCTGGAAGATTTAAGGACTATATAGCAGTACCAAAATCAAATAATTATCAATCTATACATACAACAATAGTCGGACCTTTGGGAAAATTTATAGAAATTCAAATTAGAACTAAGGATATGGATGAAATAGCAGAAGAAGGTATTGCTGCACACTGGAACTATAAAGAAAATAAAAAAAGTAGTAAAGATGATAATATTTATGGTTGGTTAAGACATATTATAGAATTTCAAAATGAGTCTGACTCAACAGAAGATTTTATTGAAGGTGTAACAGGAGATATAGACAGAGGAACAGTTTTTACTTTTTCACCTAAGGGAGATATTATAGAATTACCAGTTGGAGCAACAGCTTTGGACTTTGCATTTATGGTTCATACACAAGTTGGTTGTAAATGTGTTGGAGCTAAAGTAAATGGAAGAATGGTAACTATTGATCATAAATTAAAAAGTGGAGATAAAGTAGAGATAATAACTTCTAAAAATTCAAAAGGACCAAGTATAGATTGGCTGGATATAGTTGTAACTCATGGTGCTAAAGGAAAAATTAGAAAATTTTTAAAAGATGAAAATAAAGAAATTGTAACAAAAATAGGAAAAGATAGTTTAGAAAAAGAAGCCTCTAAACTGGGTATGACTTTAAAAGAAATTGAAAATGATCCTACATTAAAAAAACATATGGAAAAAAATAATATTCCAACTTTAGATGAATTTTATTTCTATATTGGAGAAAAGAGAAGTAGACTTGATGTCTTAATAAATAAGATAAAAGCAAATTTAGAGAAAGAAAGAGCAGCTTCAACTATAACTATTGAAGAAGTTTTAAAGAAAAAAGAAGAAAAGAAAAAAGAAGGGAAAAATGATTTTGGAATAGTTATAGATGGAATAAATAATACTCTTATTAGATTTGCTAAGTGCTGTACTCCTTTACCAGGAGATGAAATTGGAGGTTTTGTTACAAAACTTACAGGAATAACAGTACATAGAAAAGACTGTCCAAATTTTCGTGCTATGATAGAAAAAGACCCCAGTAGAGAGATTTTAGTTAAATGGGATGAAAATTTAATAGAGACTAAATTGAATAAGTATAATTTTACTTTCACAGTTGTATTAAATGATAGACCTAATATATTGATGGAAATTGTTAATTTAATAGCTAATCATAAAATTAATATTACCTCTTTAAATTCTTATGAAGTAAAAAAAGATGGTGATAGGATAATGAAAGTAAAAATATCAATAGAAATTAAAGGTAAAACAGAATATGATTATCTAATAAATAATATTTTAAAGTTAAAAGATGTTATTTCTGTTGAGCGTTAG
- a CDS encoding adenine phosphoribosyltransferase, protein MDLKNYVAAIENYPKEGIIFRDITPLMNDGKAYKYATEKIVEFAKEHQIDIVVGPEARGFIFGCPVSYALEVGFVPVRKPGKLPREVIEYSYDLEYGSNKLCLHKDSIKPGQKVLVVDDLLATGGTVEATIKLVEELGGIVVGLAFLIELVDLKGREKLSKYPMITLMQY, encoded by the coding sequence ATGGATTTAAAAAATTATGTAGCAGCAATTGAAAATTACCCCAAAGAAGGAATAATATTTAGAGATATAACACCTCTTATGAATGACGGGAAAGCATATAAATATGCAACAGAAAAAATAGTTGAATTTGCAAAGGAACATCAAATTGATATAGTTGTTGGACCGGAAGCAAGGGGCTTTATATTTGGTTGTCCCGTGTCTTATGCTTTGGAGGTAGGTTTTGTACCAGTTAGAAAGCCAGGAAAATTACCTCGTGAAGTAATAGAATATTCTTATGATTTAGAATATGGTTCAAATAAATTATGTCTGCATAAAGATTCAATAAAACCTGGGCAAAAAGTATTGGTGGTTGATGATTTACTTGCAACTGGAGGAACAGTTGAAGCTACAATAAAATTAGTAGAAGAATTAGGAGGAATTGTAGTAGGTTTAGCATTTTTGATAGAACTTGTAGACTTAAAAGGAAGAGAAAAATTAAGTAAATATCCTATGATTACATTAATGCAGTATTAA
- a CDS encoding tetratricopeptide repeat protein, whose product MTMNKKIAIVIGLGILISGCLNASKEKNYNFIKGLNEYQKNDKVSALESYKKAYEIDKNNVVLLNEIAYLYVDLGNYEEAENYYKKALEVKPNDENSLKNLLQLLYIQNKRIEMKKYIPMIIDRNSFVYNLNNFRVAILENEEDEVEKYLLRISSNDKFLEEYNESFYTDLVSVVGLSDNTIKYSNIIFEKAYKKYSSKNKDIVKIYANFLIEIREYRKAEDILMKYIVNNEDNLDEYALLKTLYTKENNKQKLENLKKILRNKV is encoded by the coding sequence ATGACTATGAATAAGAAGATAGCAATAGTTATAGGACTAGGCATTTTAATTTCAGGTTGTTTAAATGCTAGTAAAGAAAAGAATTACAATTTTATCAAAGGTTTAAATGAATATCAAAAAAATGATAAGGTCTCTGCCTTAGAAAGTTATAAAAAAGCCTATGAAATAGATAAAAATAATGTTGTTCTATTGAATGAAATAGCTTATTTATATGTAGATTTAGGAAATTATGAAGAAGCAGAAAATTACTATAAAAAAGCATTAGAAGTAAAACCTAATGATGAAAATTCTCTAAAAAATTTATTACAATTATTATATATTCAAAATAAGAGAATTGAAATGAAAAAATATATTCCTATGATTATAGATAGAAATAGTTTTGTTTATAATTTAAATAATTTTAGGGTAGCTATTTTAGAAAATGAAGAAGATGAAGTAGAAAAATATTTGTTAAGAATAAGTTCTAATGATAAATTTTTAGAGGAATATAATGAAAGTTTTTATACAGACTTAGTTAGTGTTGTAGGTTTATCTGATAATACAATAAAATATTCTAATATTATTTTTGAAAAGGCTTATAAAAAATATTCAAGTAAAAATAAAGATATAGTAAAAATATATGCTAATTTCTTAATAGAAATAAGAGAATATAGAAAAGCAGAAGATATTTTAATGAAATATATTGTCAATAATGAAGATAATTTAGATGAGTATGCACTTTTAAAAACGTTATATACAAAAGAAAATAATAAACAAAAATTAGAAAATTTAAAAAAGATATTGAGAAATAAAGTATAG
- a CDS encoding DUF502 domain-containing protein, with amino-acid sequence MRLKKNFYTGLLMILPVVITFYIFNWLFNLAFRIINSTVIIKGLKKLVFFIFGEKADAFYIQVSVYIVAILIIFFSITLLGYMTKLVFFSKIIKKATDVLERIPIIKTVYSASKQIMEIAYSDNGESLYKKVVAVEFPRKGIYAIGFITADKNTALKDFLADKNIVNVFVPTAPNPTSGFLLCIPKEDVHPLNMSVEWAFKLIISGGYITEEIVKENEEKNVEENIIV; translated from the coding sequence ATGAGATTAAAGAAAAATTTTTATACTGGTTTATTGATGATACTTCCAGTTGTAATAACATTTTATATTTTTAATTGGCTATTTAATCTAGCATTTAGAATTATAAATAGCACTGTAATTATAAAAGGATTAAAAAAACTAGTGTTTTTCATATTTGGAGAAAAAGCAGATGCCTTTTATATCCAAGTATCAGTTTATATAGTTGCAATATTAATAATATTTTTTTCTATAACATTACTTGGTTATATGACAAAATTGGTGTTTTTCTCTAAGATTATAAAGAAAGCAACAGATGTTTTAGAAAGAATACCGATTATAAAAACTGTATATTCAGCAAGTAAACAAATTATGGAAATTGCGTATTCAGATAATGGTGAAAGTTTGTATAAAAAAGTCGTAGCAGTGGAATTTCCAAGAAAGGGAATATATGCTATTGGCTTTATAACAGCTGATAAAAATACTGCATTAAAAGACTTTTTAGCTGATAAAAACATTGTCAATGTATTTGTACCAACAGCACCAAACCCGACTTCTGGTTTTTTGCTATGTATACCTAAAGAAGATGTACATCCACTTAATATGAGTGTTGAATGGGCGTTTAAACTTATAATATCAGGCGGCTATATAACAGAAGAAATAGTAAAAGAAAATGAAGAAAAAAATGTAGAAGAAAACATAATTGTATAA
- a CDS encoding hemolysin family protein — protein sequence MDTYLNVLILVILILLSGFFSASEAALSAYRSNYLEKLDEEKHPKKFAVMKKWLKDPNAMLTGIVIGNNVVNILASSIATIVIVNYFGNKGSSVALATAIMTILILIFGEITPKLMARNNSAKIAEAVSVIIYVLSIILTPVEYCLIFISRFVGRILGVNMTSPQLMITEEDIISYVNVGNAEGIIEEDEKEMIHSIVTLGETSAKEVMTPRTSMLAFEGAKTINEVWDEIIDNGFSRIPIYEDTIDNIIGILYVKDLMEHIKNNELDLPIKQFIRSAYFVPETKSIIEILKEFRGLKVHIAIVLDEYGGVVGLVTIEDLIEEIVGEIRDEYDDEEDSFYKKIADNEYEVDAMTDIETINKDLDLNLPISEDYESLGGLIVTTTGKICEVGDEVQIDNIYLKVLEVDKMRVSKVFIRILEEEKEEE from the coding sequence TTGGACACGTATCTTAATGTGTTGATATTGGTAATTTTAATTTTACTATCAGGATTTTTTTCAGCATCAGAGGCAGCATTATCAGCTTACAGATCTAATTATTTAGAAAAATTAGATGAGGAAAAACATCCTAAGAAGTTTGCAGTGATGAAAAAATGGTTAAAAGACCCTAATGCTATGTTAACAGGTATAGTAATAGGAAATAATGTGGTAAATATCCTAGCTTCATCAATAGCAACTATTGTAATAGTAAATTATTTTGGAAATAAGGGTTCATCAGTAGCATTGGCAACTGCAATAATGACTATATTAATTTTAATCTTTGGAGAGATAACTCCAAAACTTATGGCCAGAAATAATAGTGCAAAAATAGCAGAAGCAGTTTCAGTAATAATTTATGTTTTATCTATTATACTAACTCCAGTAGAATATTGTTTAATATTCATATCAAGATTTGTAGGTAGAATACTTGGAGTGAATATGACAAGCCCACAACTAATGATAACAGAAGAAGATATAATTTCTTATGTTAATGTTGGAAATGCGGAAGGTATCATTGAAGAAGATGAAAAGGAGATGATACATTCAATAGTAACTTTAGGAGAAACAAGTGCTAAGGAAGTTATGACTCCAAGAACTTCAATGCTTGCTTTTGAAGGTGCTAAGACAATAAATGAAGTATGGGATGAAATAATAGACAATGGATTTTCGAGAATACCTATCTATGAGGACACCATTGATAATATAATAGGAATTTTATATGTTAAAGATTTGATGGAACATATAAAAAATAATGAATTGGACTTACCTATAAAACAATTTATAAGGTCAGCTTATTTTGTTCCTGAGACAAAATCTATCATAGAGATTTTAAAAGAATTTAGAGGTTTAAAAGTCCATATAGCAATAGTTTTAGATGAATATGGTGGAGTTGTTGGACTTGTAACAATAGAAGATTTGATAGAAGAAATTGTTGGTGAAATAAGAGATGAATACGATGATGAGGAAGATAGTTTCTATAAAAAAATAGCTGACAATGAATATGAAGTAGATGCAATGACTGATATAGAAACAATTAATAAGGATTTGGACCTAAATTTACCTATATCAGAAGATTATGAAAGTTTAGGTGGGCTTATAGTCACAACTACTGGAAAAATATGTGAAGTTGGAGATGAAGTTCAAATAGATAATATTTATTTAAAGGTTTTAGAAGTTGATAAAATGAGAGTTTCAAAAGTCTTCATAAGGATTTTGGAAGAGGAAAAAGAAGAAGAATGA